In Archocentrus centrarchus isolate MPI-CPG fArcCen1 chromosome 1, fArcCen1, whole genome shotgun sequence, the following proteins share a genomic window:
- the sorbs2a gene encoding sorbin and SH3 domain-containing protein 1 isoform X11: MNTDSGGCARKSVALSLMLSPMKRVQSSPNLATGSDSHSSDLDSWRSRSATDGLKNGDASSSSLAAKGFRSVRPNLQDKKSPSQGPPSPDPTARHSPYRYHSSESLDYLSGLMPKALSPTPYLPSGAGGRGGGTAGAASGPSNTAASIVSCVSPSASPVTVSALSHYSSSTAGLLDELQICSLDSPVASPTPSPTLSHVSIYTPTAGRDDALTTFVASTAAAATFTNGQVLSHAMNGSTSHPHRPLSPPAYPPPPVSLHTGLQRQSRSSEGSETVTRESVVSGHTSISSTVPIARFSEEEKKVSVIKAPHYEGIGPVDESGIPIAIRTTVDRPKDWYKTMFKQIHKVHKADDDYSDTYSASYALVNNDSYSLSSTTTTMAHPAPRTHTYRPLSKSPSDNNGGHLGPREPSPSPVPPPPPPMPSLLQLRARDSDREKDLTDTNEWGPPDRKVDTRKYRAEPKSIFEYEPGKSSILEHERPPPKKRLDYNPDISARQRIETSLHITPADKAPERPASAASDYRKRRKSEPSSSQVNAQSHSRAATSPKPVDAYRPSSSLKKPAIRSSPSSPSRAKDQDVSRSSTMDGRHTPQSRRPTPDREKQPARAIYDFKAQTSKELTFKKGDTINIIRQIDNNWYEGEHRGRVGIFPIAYVEKMPSSEKQQPIRPPPPAHVREIGEAVARYNFNADTNVELSLRKGERVIVLRQVDQNWYEGKIPDTTKQGIFPVSYVDIVKRSPSKSSAHHIDPHGYPGNRTPSSTPVKPFYPPPPSTTHKLPFSHPSLRSLDLQAITTEWLSLTMDPSPSTQARSLTTTPLPPTPPPLPSDLALFLKAQEPKALSPAPPQKGFTSPPAASTTCKTFSRTPTFKEASLSLGHTTTVSPFSPPTPPPPPPALDSSIPSPLPNSSFQYNGDRGLHITEGDTNLCITMPEVLSCAVSEPIKSPSQPAQQHKSTVRVNKIRKTTDPKPQADPYDELLCMILDGSSSTDDGDILRLSPVDSSPTKLTKESQSRLFPLKAEESHQPDTKPPAVAPASNSTGSVRLAVQLHKPVTVEPLSVLWGEQRRTLNEQPFDSHRPLSVKGKEYMELFIEEDDEARNDKEQDVRVLNQMHSPQADISPSTQFPHTGLSSPSVPPPPLTSVLLTSFSSACPSSSFFHTQQHDHSIVPPCHRASPRPPSLPQLTTSPLPPVSPSVSPPSFHISLENPSQRSVSHPSSSPFLSSPITSCPISESNFPLPIPCPANIAPPPATQRSPPTAPTVAHQGRRSPKVKQDPIVGGKPPRSPILSRRSYLSPVRGRRRLVQDALHGGGDPYQALYNYVPRNEDELELREGDIVDVMEKCDDGWFVGTSRRSKLFGTFPGNYVKQL; this comes from the exons ATAGCGGAGGATGTGCTCGCAAAAGCGTGGCCTTGTCACTCATGCTCTCTCCCATGAAGAGGGTCCAGAGCTCACCAAATCTAGCCACAG GGAGTGATTCTCACTCATCAGACTTGG ATTCTTGGCGGTCCCGCAGTGCAACAGATGGCCTTAAAAATGGAGATGCTAGCAGCTCATCTCTTGCTGCCAAAGGCTTTCGCAGTGTCAgacccaacctgcaggacaaaaAATCACCCTCACAG GGGCCTCCCTCGCCTGACCCCACAGCACGGCACTCCCCCTATCGCTACCACAGCTCAGAGTCACTTGACTACTTGTCAGGCCTAATGCCCAAGGCCCTATCACCCACTCCGTATCTCCCGAGTGGAGCTGGTGGCAGAGGTGGTGGCACAGCTGGTGCGGCCAGCGGGCCGAGCAATACCGCAGCCAGCATTGTGAGCTGTGTGTCACCCTCGGCTTCCCCCGTGACTGTGTCAGCTCTCAGCCACTACTCGTCATCCACGGCTGGTCTGCTGGACGAGCTGCAGATCTGTAGCCTGGACTCACCTGTCGCCTCACCCACACCATCGCCCACTCTGAGCCATGTCTCTATCTACACACCCACTGCTGGCCGTGATGATGCGCTAACAACCTTTGTGGCCTCCACTGCTGCAGCAGCCACTTTCACTAAT GGTCAAGTTCTTTCACATGCTATGAATGGAAGTACTAGCCATCCACACAGGCCACTgtctcctccagcttatcctcCACCCCCTGTCTCACTCCACACTGGGCTTCAGAGACAGAGCAGGAGTTCAG AGGGCAGTGAAACAGTCACCAGAGAGTCTGTGGTGTCAGGCCATACCAGCATCAGCAGCACTGTGCCCATTGCCCGTTtctcagaagaagaaaagaaggtgTCTGTCATTAAAGCCCCCCATTATGAAGGCATCGGCCCTGTTGATGAGTCAGGCATCCCTATTGCCATCCGTACG ACGGTGGATAGGCCTAAGGACTGGTACAAAACTATGTTCAAGCAGATTCACAAAGTTCACAAAGCAG ACGATGACTATTCGGACACATACAGTGCTTCATACGCTCTCGTAAACAATG ATAGCTACAGCCTGTcgtccaccaccaccaccatggcCCACCCTGCCCCTCGGACACATACATACAGGCCTCTATCCAAGAGCCCCTCAGACAACAACGGAGGGCATCTGGGGCCTCGGGAGCCTTCACCATCCCCCGTCCCCCCACCACCTCCGCCCATGCCATCCCTTCTCCAACTAAGGGCAAGAGACAGTGACCGCGAGAAGGATCTGACAGACAC TAACGAATGGGGTCCTCCTGACCGAAAAGTGGATACACGAAAGTACCGCGCAGAGCCCAAGAGTATTTTTGAGTACGAGCCTGGGAAGTCCTCTATCCTGGAGCACGAAAGACCA CCTCCTAAAAAACGGCTGGATTATAATCCAGACATCTCCGCTCGCCAGCGCATTGAG ACATCCCTCCACATCACTCCTGCTGACAAGGCTCCAGAGAGACCTGCAAG TGCTGCCAGTGACTACAGGAAGAGAAGGAAGTCTGAGCCATCGAGCTCCCAAGTGAATGCCCAGTCTCACAGCCGAGCTGCAACTTCCCCTAAACCAGTGGATGCCTACAGACCCAGCAGCAGCCTAAAGAAACCTGCCATTCGTTCCTCACCATCCTCACCCTCCAGAGCCAAAG ACCAGGATGTCTCCAGGAGTTCCACCATGGATGGACGCCACACACCCCAGAGCAGAAGACCCACTCCTGACAGAGAG AAACAGCCTGCGAGAGCCATTTATGATTTTAAGGCACAAACAAGCAA GGAGCTGACATTTAAAAAGGGTGATACAATCAACATCATCAGGCAGATAGATAACAACTGGTATGAAGGGGAGCACCGTGGGCGGGTGGGAATATTCCCTATAGCATACGTAGAG AAGATGCCATCTtcagagaagcagcagccaatccgtcctcctcctcccgcACATGTCAGAGAGATTGGAGAGGCAGTGGCCCGCTACAACTTCAATGCTGATACTAATGTGGAGCTGTCACTAAGAAAG GGTGAGAGAGTGATTGTGTTAAGGCAGGTGGATCAGAACTGGTATGAGGGGAAGATCCCAGACACAACCAAACAGGGGATCTTTCCCGTGTCCTACGTTGACATTGTCAAGCGTTCTCCGTCCAAGAGCTCCGCCCATCACATAGATCCACATGGTTACCCCGGCAACAGGACACCAAGCTCCACACCCGTCAAG CCTTTCTATCCACCTCCACCATCCACCACCCACAAACTCCCCTTCTCTCACCCCTCTTTGAGAAGCCTTGACCTGCAAGCTATCACCACAGAGTGGCTGTCCCTCACAATGGACCCATCACCATCCACTCAAGCTCGGTCCCTCACAACCACCCCTTTGCCACCCACGCCACCCCCTCTCCCCTCTGACCTTGCACTTTTCCTAAAGGCTCAAGAGCCCAAAGCACTCTCACCTGCACCACCACAAAAAGGTTTCACCTCGCCACCTGCAGCATCCACAACCTGCAAGACATTTTCTAGAACTCCCACTTTTAAAGAGGCTAGCCTTAGTTTAGGTCACACCACAACTGTCTCACCTTTCTCCCCACctactccacctcctcctcctcctgccctcGATTCCTCAATCCCCTCTCCACTGCCTAACTCTTCATTTCAATATAATGGTGACAGGGGACTACATATCACTGAAGGAGACACAAACTTATGTATTACTATGCCAGAAGTTTTGTCCTGTGCTGTGTCAGAGCCAATAAAGTCACCCTCACAACCTGCACAACAGCATAAGTCCACAGTAAGAGTAAACAAAATCAGGAAAACTACTGACCCCAAACCACAAGCAGACCCTTATGATGAGCTGTTGTGCATGATTCTGGATGGTTCCAGCAGCACAGATGATGGTGACATTTTGAGATTATCTCCAGTCGATTCCTCACCAACCAAGCTGACCAAAGAATCTCAAAGCAGGCTCTTCCCGTTAAAAGCTGAAGAATCACATCAGCCAGACACGAAACCCCCAGCGGTCGCCCCAGCGAGCAATTCGACGGGCAGCGTTCGGTTGGCGGTGCAGCTTCACAAGCCTGTAACAGTAGAGCCCCTTTCTGTTTTGTGGGGAGAGCAGCGAAGAACTCTGAATGAGCAACCTTTTGACTCTCACAGACCACTGTCAGTTAAAGGAAAGGAATACATGGAGTTGTTCATTGAGGAAGACGACGAAGCTAGAAATGACAAAGAGCAGGATGTTAGAGTTTTAAATCAGATGCACAGTCCACAG GCTGACATCTCACCATCTACTCAGTTTCCACACACTGGTCTCTCCTCCCCCTCCGTACCACCaccacctctgacctctgtgcttctcacttctttttcttctgcttgccCTTCATCTTCTTTCTTCCACACGCAACAGCATGATCATAGCATCGTCCCTCCCTGTCACCGTGCCTCCCCTCGCCCCCCATCCCTTCCTCAGCTCACAACATCACCACTACCTCCagtttctccctctgtctcacCACCTTCCTTCCACATCTCTCTAGAAAATCCCTCTCAACGGTCTGTCTCTCACCCCTCAAGCTCTCCCTTTCTTTCTAGTCCCATCACATCATGCCCCATCTCAGAGTCAAATTTTCCACTTCCCATCCCTTGTCCCGCTAACATTGCCCCTCCGCCCGCCACTCAACGCTCTCCCCCCACTGCCCCAACTGTAGCCCATCAAGGACGTAGGTCTCCTAAGGTGAAG CAGGATCCAATTGTTGGTGGTAAACCTCCTCGTAGCCCCATCTTGTCCCGGAGGTCCTATCTGTCACCCGTTAGAGGTCGAAGG CGGTTAGTACAGGATGCACTCCATGGTGGAGGAGACCC GTACCAGGCCCTGTACAACTACGTGCCTCGCAATGAGGACGAGCTGGAGCTGAGGGAGGGAGACATTGTTGACGTGATGGAGAAGTGCGATGATGGCTGGTTTGTTG GGACCTCTCGAAGGAGCAAGTTGTTTGGAACCTTCCCAGGAAACTACGTGAAGCAGCTATAA
- the sorbs2a gene encoding sorbin and SH3 domain-containing protein 1 isoform X9 — MNTDSGGCARKSVALSLMLSPMKRVQSSPNLATGSDSHSSDLDSWRSRSATDGLKNGDASSSSLAAKGFRSVRPNLQDKKSPSQGPPSPDPTARHSPYRYHSSESLDYLSGLMPKALSPTPYLPSGAGGRGGGTAGAASGPSNTAASIVSCVSPSASPVTVSALSHYSSSTAGLLDELQICSLDSPVASPTPSPTLSHVSIYTPTAGRDDALTTFVASTAAAATFTNGQVLSHAMNGSTSHPHRPLSPPAYPPPPVSLHTGLQRQSRSSEGSETVTRESVVSGHTSISSTVPIARFSEEEKKVSVIKAPHYEGIGPVDESGIPIAIRTTVDRPKDWYKTMFKQIHKVHKADDDYSDTYSASYALVNNDSYSLSSTTTTMAHPAPRTHTYRPLSKSPSDNNGGHLGPREPSPSPVPPPPPPMPSLLQLRARDSDREKDLTDTNEWGPPDRKVDTRKYRAEPKSIFEYEPGKSSILEHERPTYDDIDLENEPWYKFFSELEFGRPPPKKRLDYNPDISARQRIETSLHITPADKAPERPASAASDYRKRRKSEPSSSQVNAQSHSRAATSPKPVDAYRPSSSLKKPAIRSSPSSPSRAKDQDVSRSSTMDGRHTPQSRRPTPDREVSHKQMTQLILFSLLHQKQPARAIYDFKAQTSKELTFKKGDTINIIRQIDNNWYEGEHRGRVGIFPIAYVEKMPSSEKQQPIRPPPPAHVREIGEAVARYNFNADTNVELSLRKGERVIVLRQVDQNWYEGKIPDTTKQGIFPVSYVDIVKRSPSKSSAHHIDPHGYPGNRTPSSTPVKPFYPPPPSTTHKLPFSHPSLRSLDLQAITTEWLSLTMDPSPSTQARSLTTTPLPPTPPPLPSDLALFLKAQEPKALSPAPPQKGFTSPPAASTTCKTFSRTPTFKEASLSLGHTTTVSPFSPPTPPPPPPALDSSIPSPLPNSSFQYNGDRGLHITEGDTNLCITMPEVLSCAVSEPIKSPSQPAQQHKSTVRVNKIRKTTDPKPQADPYDELLCMILDGSSSTDDGDILRLSPVDSSPTKLTKESQSRLFPLKAEESHQPDTKPPAVAPASNSTGSVRLAVQLHKPVTVEPLSVLWGEQRRTLNEQPFDSHRPLSVKGKEYMELFIEEDDEARNDKEQDVRVLNQMHSPQADISPSTQFPHTGLSSPSVPPPPLTSVLLTSFSSACPSSSFFHTQQHDHSIVPPCHRASPRPPSLPQLTTSPLPPVSPSVSPPSFHISLENPSQRSVSHPSSSPFLSSPITSCPISESNFPLPIPCPANIAPPPATQRSPPTAPTVAHQGRRSPKVKQDPIVGGKPPRSPILSRRSYLSPVRGRRRLVQDALHGGGDPYQALYNYVPRNEDELELREGDIVDVMEKCDDGWFVGTSRRSKLFGTFPGNYVKQL; from the exons ATAGCGGAGGATGTGCTCGCAAAAGCGTGGCCTTGTCACTCATGCTCTCTCCCATGAAGAGGGTCCAGAGCTCACCAAATCTAGCCACAG GGAGTGATTCTCACTCATCAGACTTGG ATTCTTGGCGGTCCCGCAGTGCAACAGATGGCCTTAAAAATGGAGATGCTAGCAGCTCATCTCTTGCTGCCAAAGGCTTTCGCAGTGTCAgacccaacctgcaggacaaaaAATCACCCTCACAG GGGCCTCCCTCGCCTGACCCCACAGCACGGCACTCCCCCTATCGCTACCACAGCTCAGAGTCACTTGACTACTTGTCAGGCCTAATGCCCAAGGCCCTATCACCCACTCCGTATCTCCCGAGTGGAGCTGGTGGCAGAGGTGGTGGCACAGCTGGTGCGGCCAGCGGGCCGAGCAATACCGCAGCCAGCATTGTGAGCTGTGTGTCACCCTCGGCTTCCCCCGTGACTGTGTCAGCTCTCAGCCACTACTCGTCATCCACGGCTGGTCTGCTGGACGAGCTGCAGATCTGTAGCCTGGACTCACCTGTCGCCTCACCCACACCATCGCCCACTCTGAGCCATGTCTCTATCTACACACCCACTGCTGGCCGTGATGATGCGCTAACAACCTTTGTGGCCTCCACTGCTGCAGCAGCCACTTTCACTAAT GGTCAAGTTCTTTCACATGCTATGAATGGAAGTACTAGCCATCCACACAGGCCACTgtctcctccagcttatcctcCACCCCCTGTCTCACTCCACACTGGGCTTCAGAGACAGAGCAGGAGTTCAG AGGGCAGTGAAACAGTCACCAGAGAGTCTGTGGTGTCAGGCCATACCAGCATCAGCAGCACTGTGCCCATTGCCCGTTtctcagaagaagaaaagaaggtgTCTGTCATTAAAGCCCCCCATTATGAAGGCATCGGCCCTGTTGATGAGTCAGGCATCCCTATTGCCATCCGTACG ACGGTGGATAGGCCTAAGGACTGGTACAAAACTATGTTCAAGCAGATTCACAAAGTTCACAAAGCAG ACGATGACTATTCGGACACATACAGTGCTTCATACGCTCTCGTAAACAATG ATAGCTACAGCCTGTcgtccaccaccaccaccatggcCCACCCTGCCCCTCGGACACATACATACAGGCCTCTATCCAAGAGCCCCTCAGACAACAACGGAGGGCATCTGGGGCCTCGGGAGCCTTCACCATCCCCCGTCCCCCCACCACCTCCGCCCATGCCATCCCTTCTCCAACTAAGGGCAAGAGACAGTGACCGCGAGAAGGATCTGACAGACAC TAACGAATGGGGTCCTCCTGACCGAAAAGTGGATACACGAAAGTACCGCGCAGAGCCCAAGAGTATTTTTGAGTACGAGCCTGGGAAGTCCTCTATCCTGGAGCACGAAAGACCA ACCTATGATGACATAGATTTAGAGAACGAGCCTTGGTATAAGTTCTTTTCCGAGCTGGAGTTTGGGCGGCCG CCTCCTAAAAAACGGCTGGATTATAATCCAGACATCTCCGCTCGCCAGCGCATTGAG ACATCCCTCCACATCACTCCTGCTGACAAGGCTCCAGAGAGACCTGCAAG TGCTGCCAGTGACTACAGGAAGAGAAGGAAGTCTGAGCCATCGAGCTCCCAAGTGAATGCCCAGTCTCACAGCCGAGCTGCAACTTCCCCTAAACCAGTGGATGCCTACAGACCCAGCAGCAGCCTAAAGAAACCTGCCATTCGTTCCTCACCATCCTCACCCTCCAGAGCCAAAG ACCAGGATGTCTCCAGGAGTTCCACCATGGATGGACGCCACACACCCCAGAGCAGAAGACCCACTCCTGACAGAGAG GTCTCCCATAAACAGATGACACAACTTATTCTGTTCTCTCTCCTCCATCAGAAACAGCCTGCGAGAGCCATTTATGATTTTAAGGCACAAACAAGCAA GGAGCTGACATTTAAAAAGGGTGATACAATCAACATCATCAGGCAGATAGATAACAACTGGTATGAAGGGGAGCACCGTGGGCGGGTGGGAATATTCCCTATAGCATACGTAGAG AAGATGCCATCTtcagagaagcagcagccaatccgtcctcctcctcccgcACATGTCAGAGAGATTGGAGAGGCAGTGGCCCGCTACAACTTCAATGCTGATACTAATGTGGAGCTGTCACTAAGAAAG GGTGAGAGAGTGATTGTGTTAAGGCAGGTGGATCAGAACTGGTATGAGGGGAAGATCCCAGACACAACCAAACAGGGGATCTTTCCCGTGTCCTACGTTGACATTGTCAAGCGTTCTCCGTCCAAGAGCTCCGCCCATCACATAGATCCACATGGTTACCCCGGCAACAGGACACCAAGCTCCACACCCGTCAAG CCTTTCTATCCACCTCCACCATCCACCACCCACAAACTCCCCTTCTCTCACCCCTCTTTGAGAAGCCTTGACCTGCAAGCTATCACCACAGAGTGGCTGTCCCTCACAATGGACCCATCACCATCCACTCAAGCTCGGTCCCTCACAACCACCCCTTTGCCACCCACGCCACCCCCTCTCCCCTCTGACCTTGCACTTTTCCTAAAGGCTCAAGAGCCCAAAGCACTCTCACCTGCACCACCACAAAAAGGTTTCACCTCGCCACCTGCAGCATCCACAACCTGCAAGACATTTTCTAGAACTCCCACTTTTAAAGAGGCTAGCCTTAGTTTAGGTCACACCACAACTGTCTCACCTTTCTCCCCACctactccacctcctcctcctcctgccctcGATTCCTCAATCCCCTCTCCACTGCCTAACTCTTCATTTCAATATAATGGTGACAGGGGACTACATATCACTGAAGGAGACACAAACTTATGTATTACTATGCCAGAAGTTTTGTCCTGTGCTGTGTCAGAGCCAATAAAGTCACCCTCACAACCTGCACAACAGCATAAGTCCACAGTAAGAGTAAACAAAATCAGGAAAACTACTGACCCCAAACCACAAGCAGACCCTTATGATGAGCTGTTGTGCATGATTCTGGATGGTTCCAGCAGCACAGATGATGGTGACATTTTGAGATTATCTCCAGTCGATTCCTCACCAACCAAGCTGACCAAAGAATCTCAAAGCAGGCTCTTCCCGTTAAAAGCTGAAGAATCACATCAGCCAGACACGAAACCCCCAGCGGTCGCCCCAGCGAGCAATTCGACGGGCAGCGTTCGGTTGGCGGTGCAGCTTCACAAGCCTGTAACAGTAGAGCCCCTTTCTGTTTTGTGGGGAGAGCAGCGAAGAACTCTGAATGAGCAACCTTTTGACTCTCACAGACCACTGTCAGTTAAAGGAAAGGAATACATGGAGTTGTTCATTGAGGAAGACGACGAAGCTAGAAATGACAAAGAGCAGGATGTTAGAGTTTTAAATCAGATGCACAGTCCACAG GCTGACATCTCACCATCTACTCAGTTTCCACACACTGGTCTCTCCTCCCCCTCCGTACCACCaccacctctgacctctgtgcttctcacttctttttcttctgcttgccCTTCATCTTCTTTCTTCCACACGCAACAGCATGATCATAGCATCGTCCCTCCCTGTCACCGTGCCTCCCCTCGCCCCCCATCCCTTCCTCAGCTCACAACATCACCACTACCTCCagtttctccctctgtctcacCACCTTCCTTCCACATCTCTCTAGAAAATCCCTCTCAACGGTCTGTCTCTCACCCCTCAAGCTCTCCCTTTCTTTCTAGTCCCATCACATCATGCCCCATCTCAGAGTCAAATTTTCCACTTCCCATCCCTTGTCCCGCTAACATTGCCCCTCCGCCCGCCACTCAACGCTCTCCCCCCACTGCCCCAACTGTAGCCCATCAAGGACGTAGGTCTCCTAAGGTGAAG CAGGATCCAATTGTTGGTGGTAAACCTCCTCGTAGCCCCATCTTGTCCCGGAGGTCCTATCTGTCACCCGTTAGAGGTCGAAGG CGGTTAGTACAGGATGCACTCCATGGTGGAGGAGACCC GTACCAGGCCCTGTACAACTACGTGCCTCGCAATGAGGACGAGCTGGAGCTGAGGGAGGGAGACATTGTTGACGTGATGGAGAAGTGCGATGATGGCTGGTTTGTTG GGACCTCTCGAAGGAGCAAGTTGTTTGGAACCTTCCCAGGAAACTACGTGAAGCAGCTATAA